One Periophthalmus magnuspinnatus isolate fPerMag1 chromosome 8, fPerMag1.2.pri, whole genome shotgun sequence genomic window carries:
- the pdap1b gene encoding pdgfa associated protein 1b, with amino-acid sequence MPKGGKKSGHKGRARMYTSPEEIDAQMKAEKERKQQEQEEADGGDGAAQTDLAEDKLPGSGSEDSDDESSERKRAGVEGLIEIENPNRVSQKSKKVTQIELEEPKQLSRREREEIEKQKAKERYMKMHLAGKTDQAKADLARLAIIRKQREEAARKKEEEKKAKEAAAAAARGIDSLSLK; translated from the exons ATGCCTAAAGGAG GTAAAAAAAGTGGTCACAAGGGCCGTGCACGGATGTACACCAGCCCTGAGGAGATAGACGCTCAGATGAaagcagagaaagaaagaaaacag CAAGAGCAGGAGGAAGCTGATGGGGGTGATGGGGCGGCTCAGACTGACTTGGCAGAAGACAAGCTTCCAGGATCCGGATCAGAAGACAGTGATGATGAATCTTCTGAG AGAAAAAGAGCTGGTGTAGAAGGTTTGATAGAGATCGAAAACCCCAACAGAGTGTCTCAGAAATCCAAGAAGGTGACACAGATTGAACTGGAAGAACCAAAGCAGTTATCTAGAAGAGAAAG AGAAGAGATTGAAAAGCAGAAAGCAAAAGAACGCTACATGAAGATGCACTTGGCAGGAAAAACAGACCAGGCAAAGGCAGACCTTGCCCGACTCGCAATTATTAGAAAACAAAGAGAGGAGGCggcaagaaaaaaagaagaggagaaaaaag CAAAAGAGGCAGCAGCGGCAGCAGCAAGAGGAATTGACTCACTTTCACTGAAGTAA
- the bud31 gene encoding protein BUD31 homolog — MPKVKRSRKPPPDGWELIEPTLDELDQKMREAETDPHEGKRKVEALWPIFRLHHQRSRYIYDLFYKRKAISRELYDYCIKEGYADKNLIAKWKKQGYENLCCLRCIQTRDTNFGTNCICRVPKSKLEVGRIIECTHCGCRGCSG; from the exons ATGCCTAAAGTGAAAAGGAGTCGAAAACCACCGCCAGATGGATGGGAGCTTATTGAGCCTACTTTAGATGAGTTGGATCAGAAAATGAGAGAAG CTGAGACGGACCCACACGAAGGTAAACGGAAGGTGGAGGCGCTTTGGCCGATCTTCAGACTCCATCATCAGCGAAGCCGTTACATCTACGACCTTTTCTACAAAAGAAAAGCTATTAGCAGAG AGCTTTATGACTACTGTATTAAAGAAGGTTATGCTGATAAAAACCTGATTGCAAAGTGGAAGAAACAGGGCTATGAGAACCTCTGCTGTCTGCGCTGCATCCAAACAAGAGACACCAACTTTGGAACCAACTGCATTTGTCGCGTTCCCAAGAGCAAACTGGAAGTT GGAAGGATCATTGAATGCACTCATTGTGGTTGCAGAGGATGTTCTGGTTAA